A part of Solicola gregarius genomic DNA contains:
- a CDS encoding DNA alkylation repair protein produces MTVDQTALDIVVALEARADPARAEREAAYLKSSLRHLGVRVPEIRSITRRTMREHAVTTRTEVVALAEELWAEPVHERRMAAVEALRFRVGTLTVDDLTAIERMLREAKTWALVDFLSSDIAGVIVVAYPDAGTILNRWAADDDFWIRRSALLSLLVPLRNGDGDWPRFSGYADAMLDEREFFIRKAIGWVLRDTAKKRPDLVEAWLRERPGRVPVLAVREAVKPLPERTRTELIAAALRR; encoded by the coding sequence GTGACCGTCGACCAGACCGCCCTCGACATCGTTGTCGCACTCGAGGCGCGCGCCGATCCCGCACGAGCGGAGCGCGAGGCCGCGTACCTGAAGAGCTCGCTGCGACACCTCGGCGTACGCGTGCCGGAGATCCGCTCGATCACCCGCCGCACCATGCGCGAACACGCCGTCACCACCCGCACCGAGGTGGTCGCGCTCGCCGAGGAGCTGTGGGCCGAGCCCGTGCACGAGCGGCGGATGGCCGCGGTCGAGGCCCTGCGGTTCCGGGTCGGTACGCTCACGGTCGACGACCTGACGGCGATCGAGCGGATGCTCCGCGAAGCGAAGACCTGGGCACTGGTGGACTTCCTGTCGTCCGACATCGCCGGCGTGATCGTCGTCGCCTACCCCGACGCCGGCACGATACTCAACCGCTGGGCCGCCGACGACGACTTCTGGATCCGCCGCTCCGCGCTCCTCTCGTTGCTCGTACCCCTGCGCAACGGCGACGGCGACTGGCCGCGCTTCTCCGGGTACGCCGACGCGATGCTGGACGAGCGGGAGTTCTTCATCCGCAAGGCGATCGGCTGGGTCTTGCGCGACACGGCGAAGAAGCGTCCCGATCTGGTCGAGGCCTGGCTGCGGGAACGTCCTGGCCGGGTGCCGGTGCTGGCCGTACGCGAGGCGGTCAAGCCGCTGCCGGAGCGGACGCGTACCGAACTCATCGCCGCGGCCCTCCGCCGCTGA
- a CDS encoding threonine ammonia-lyase: protein MELVDIHAIETATKAVADTCLRTPVLPLAAKDGRGSLWVKAECLQPTGAFKLRGASNAIGGLTDEQRAAGVVTHSSGNHGQAVAFAATAAGVRATVVMPEGAAQVKVDATRQWGAEIVMVPIDERASTCAAIAERTGAEIVPPFDDLRIIAGQGTVGLEIVDQVPDLATVLVPVGGGGLISGVAAAVKARRPDVRVIGVEPELAGDLAEGFAAGSKVSWSTDRTARTVADGLRGASVGDLNWAHIEQYVDGVVTVSEDAIRAAMREIATRARVVAEPSGAVAAAAYVERSADLPGGTTVAIVSGGNVDPAVLAGVLG, encoded by the coding sequence ATGGAGCTCGTCGACATTCACGCAATCGAGACGGCCACCAAGGCCGTGGCAGACACCTGCCTGCGTACGCCCGTCCTGCCGCTCGCGGCCAAGGACGGGCGTGGCTCGCTCTGGGTCAAGGCGGAGTGCCTGCAACCGACGGGGGCGTTCAAGCTCCGCGGTGCCAGCAACGCGATCGGCGGGCTCACCGACGAGCAGCGTGCGGCCGGTGTCGTCACCCACTCGTCGGGCAACCACGGTCAGGCCGTGGCGTTCGCGGCGACCGCGGCCGGCGTACGCGCGACCGTGGTGATGCCCGAAGGCGCCGCGCAGGTGAAGGTCGACGCCACCCGGCAATGGGGCGCGGAGATCGTGATGGTCCCGATCGACGAGCGCGCCTCGACGTGCGCGGCGATCGCGGAGCGTACGGGCGCCGAGATCGTCCCGCCGTTCGACGACCTGCGGATCATCGCGGGTCAGGGCACGGTCGGGCTCGAGATCGTCGACCAGGTGCCCGATCTCGCCACCGTGCTCGTGCCGGTCGGCGGTGGGGGACTGATCTCCGGAGTCGCAGCCGCTGTCAAGGCCCGGCGCCCCGATGTGCGCGTCATCGGGGTCGAGCCGGAGCTGGCGGGCGACCTCGCCGAGGGATTCGCGGCCGGCAGCAAGGTGTCCTGGTCGACCGACCGGACCGCGCGTACCGTCGCCGACGGCCTGCGCGGGGCGAGCGTGGGCGATCTCAACTGGGCGCACATCGAGCAGTACGTCGACGGTGTCGTCACCGTGAGTGAAGACGCGATCCGTGCGGCCATGCGCGAGATCGCCACTCGCGCGCGCGTCGTCGCCGAGCCGTCGGGTGCCGTCGCCGCGGCGGCGTACGTCGAGCGGAGCGCCGACCTGCCGGGGGGTACGACGGTTGCGATCGTCTCCGGCGGCAACGTCGACCCGGCCGTGCTCGCCGGTGTGCTCGGCTGA
- a CDS encoding exodeoxyribonuclease III yields the protein MVRIASVNVNGIRAAYRRGMGEWLTRWRPDVLAMQEVRAPDDVVRDLLGGEWQVAHTEAAAQGRAGVLVATRTSPSTTRIGVGDAHFDDSGRWVESEIALPSGKRLAVASAYVHTGEPGTPLQDEKYRFLDAMLVRMRELRERCDYALVVGDLNIGHTERDIKNWKGNLKKSGFLPTERAYLDRIRDELGWIDVGRDFAGAVDGPYTWWSYRGKAFDNDAGWRIDYQLATPELASLAGPVVVDRAPTYAQRWSDHAPVVVDYAA from the coding sequence GTGGTTCGCATCGCGTCGGTCAACGTCAACGGAATCCGTGCCGCATATCGTCGCGGCATGGGTGAATGGCTCACCCGGTGGAGGCCCGACGTACTCGCCATGCAGGAGGTGCGCGCGCCCGACGACGTCGTACGCGACCTGCTCGGCGGCGAGTGGCAGGTAGCGCACACCGAGGCGGCGGCGCAGGGGCGCGCCGGGGTGCTCGTCGCCACGCGTACGAGTCCGTCGACGACGCGGATCGGCGTCGGCGACGCGCATTTCGACGACTCCGGCCGCTGGGTGGAGTCCGAGATCGCGCTGCCGAGCGGCAAGCGCCTGGCGGTTGCCTCGGCGTACGTGCACACCGGCGAGCCCGGTACGCCGCTGCAGGACGAGAAGTACCGCTTCCTCGACGCGATGCTCGTTCGGATGCGCGAGCTCCGCGAGCGTTGCGACTACGCGCTCGTGGTCGGCGACCTGAACATCGGCCACACGGAGCGCGACATCAAGAACTGGAAGGGAAACCTGAAGAAGTCCGGCTTCCTGCCCACCGAGCGTGCGTACCTCGACCGCATCCGGGACGAGCTGGGCTGGATCGACGTCGGTCGTGACTTCGCCGGGGCGGTTGACGGTCCTTACACGTGGTGGTCGTACCGTGGCAAGGCGTTCGACAACGACGCGGGTTGGCGAATCGACTACCAGCTCGCGACTCCCGAGCTGGCGTCGCTCGCGGGCCCCGTCGTTGTCGATCGTGCACCGACGTACGCGCAGCGTTGGAGCGACCACGCGCCGGTGGTCGTCGACTACGCCGCCTAG
- the cds1 gene encoding L-cysteine desulfhydrase Cds1: MPKTSTEDRRWIDRAVRAVEADANRSADTHLHRFPLPGPAGVDLYLKDESVHPTGSLKHRLARSLFLYALCNGWIGPETTIIEASSGSTAVSEAYFARLLGLPFVAVMPRSTSASKVELIEWHGGRCHLVDRPPEMYDEARRLAEECGGHYMDQFTYAERATDWRGNNNIAESIFEQLSHEPHPVPTWIVVGAGTGGTSATIGRYIRYRCQPTRVLVVDPENSAFLDGWTHDTSDWTTGMPSRIEGIGRPRVEPSFVGDVIDDMVRVPDAASIAAMRWCSTVTGRSVGPSTGTNMWGVLGVLASMRAAGGQGSIVTLLCDGGDRYAGTYYDDGWLAEHGIDIAPYTSVLEKFSDTGVWTGDPA; encoded by the coding sequence GTGCCGAAGACGTCGACTGAGGACCGGCGTTGGATCGATCGGGCGGTACGGGCCGTCGAGGCCGACGCCAACCGCAGCGCCGACACCCACCTGCATCGGTTCCCGCTGCCGGGCCCCGCGGGCGTCGACCTCTACCTCAAGGACGAGTCGGTGCACCCGACCGGGAGCCTGAAGCACCGCCTCGCCCGGTCGCTGTTCCTGTACGCGCTGTGCAACGGCTGGATCGGGCCCGAGACGACGATCATCGAGGCGTCGAGCGGATCGACGGCCGTCAGCGAGGCGTACTTCGCGCGGCTGCTCGGCCTGCCGTTCGTGGCGGTGATGCCGAGGTCGACCAGCGCGTCGAAGGTCGAGCTGATCGAGTGGCACGGCGGACGCTGCCACCTCGTCGACCGTCCCCCCGAGATGTACGACGAGGCGCGCCGGCTCGCCGAGGAGTGCGGCGGCCACTACATGGACCAGTTCACGTACGCCGAGCGGGCGACCGACTGGCGCGGCAACAACAACATCGCGGAGTCGATCTTCGAGCAGCTGAGCCACGAGCCGCACCCGGTACCGACCTGGATCGTGGTCGGCGCCGGCACGGGCGGCACGTCGGCGACGATCGGCCGCTACATCCGGTATCGCTGCCAGCCGACCCGGGTGCTCGTGGTCGACCCGGAGAACTCCGCGTTCCTCGACGGCTGGACCCACGACACCTCCGACTGGACGACCGGTATGCCGTCGCGGATCGAGGGCATCGGCCGGCCACGGGTCGAGCCGTCGTTCGTCGGTGACGTCATCGACGACATGGTGCGCGTGCCCGATGCTGCGTCGATCGCCGCCATGCGCTGGTGCTCGACCGTGACCGGGCGGTCCGTCGGCCCGTCGACGGGCACCAACATGTGGGGTGTGCTCGGCGTACTCGCGTCGATGCGAGCCGCCGGTGGGCAAGGCAGCATCGTCACGCTGCTGTGCGACGGTGGCGACCGGTACGCCGGCACGTACTACGACGACGGCTGGCTCGCCGAGCACGGCATCGACATCGCGCCGTACACGTCCGTGCTCGAGAAGTTCTCCGACACCGGCGTGTGGACGGGTGATCCGGCCTGA
- a CDS encoding sulfurtransferase: MSRAASLVTSDWVDERLDDDKVVLVEVDEDTTAYDKGHIKGAIKLDWKEDLQDPVRRDFVDKAQFEALLSDRGIANDDTVVLYGGNNNWFAAYAYWYFKLYGHDSVLLLDGGRKKWELDSRELVDDVPDRAKTSYTAKEQDLAIRAFRDEVVDAIGKRSLVDVRSPDEFAGRLLAPAHLPQEQAQRAGHIPTAANIPWSKAANEDGTFKSDDELRAIYTEAGVDFDQDIIAYCRIGERSSHTWFVLKEILEQPNVKNYDGSWTEYGSLIGVPVAVGDEPGDA; this comes from the coding sequence ATGAGCCGAGCAGCATCGCTCGTCACGTCCGACTGGGTCGACGAACGCCTTGACGACGACAAGGTCGTCCTGGTGGAGGTCGACGAGGACACCACTGCGTACGACAAGGGGCACATCAAGGGTGCGATCAAGCTGGACTGGAAGGAAGACCTCCAGGACCCGGTACGCCGCGACTTCGTCGACAAGGCACAGTTCGAGGCGCTGCTGAGCGACCGCGGGATCGCCAACGACGACACGGTCGTGCTCTACGGCGGCAACAACAACTGGTTTGCGGCGTACGCGTACTGGTACTTCAAGCTGTACGGCCACGATAGCGTGCTGCTGCTCGACGGCGGCCGCAAGAAGTGGGAGCTCGACAGCCGCGAGCTCGTCGACGACGTGCCCGACCGCGCCAAGACGAGCTATACGGCCAAGGAGCAGGACCTCGCCATCCGGGCGTTCCGCGACGAGGTCGTCGACGCCATCGGCAAGCGCAGCCTGGTCGACGTACGCAGCCCCGACGAGTTCGCGGGCCGCCTCCTCGCTCCGGCGCACCTCCCGCAGGAGCAGGCACAACGCGCGGGCCACATCCCGACCGCGGCGAACATCCCGTGGAGCAAGGCGGCCAACGAAGACGGCACGTTCAAGAGCGACGACGAGCTCCGCGCGATCTACACCGAGGCCGGCGTCGACTTCGACCAGGACATCATCGCCTACTGCCGCATCGGCGAGCGCAGCTCGCACACCTGGTTCGTGCTCAAGGAGATCCTCGAGCAGCCGAACGTGAAGAACTACGACGGCTCGTGGACCGAGTACGGCTCGCTGATCGGCGTACCCGTCGCGGTCGGCGACGAGCCCGGCGACGCCTGA
- a CDS encoding alpha/beta hydrolase, giving the protein MSLSRIVTEVKGAALRGLLALPPPVVRLLAGRPIEREGVELDAEMQLILSLERLEGPPAEERPLPEARMALVTGARMVGGHLPIGSVTDRDIDGPGGRLRLRLYTPRGVTAAGPALVFYHGGGWIYGDLESHDAVCRFLAERAGVRVIAVDYRLAPEAPFPAAVDDALAAYDWLSEHAEGVGVDPSRIAVGGDSAGGNLATVVAQQRAGSAGPAFQLLIYPATDFVTERPSRRAYDEGFYLSRRFMDLAEELYLQDFADRADPRLSPLHGKLDGLAPTYLAAAGFDPLRDEGKAYADALRDAGVEVEYVCERGLIHSFANMVAVGRSAPAAMARAAAALRRGLGG; this is encoded by the coding sequence ATGTCGCTTTCTCGGATCGTCACCGAGGTGAAGGGCGCCGCGCTGCGCGGACTCCTCGCCCTGCCGCCGCCCGTCGTACGACTGCTCGCCGGTCGCCCGATCGAGCGTGAAGGTGTCGAGCTCGACGCGGAGATGCAGCTGATCCTGTCGCTCGAGAGGCTCGAGGGACCGCCGGCGGAGGAACGCCCACTCCCGGAGGCGCGCATGGCGCTCGTGACGGGAGCGCGCATGGTCGGTGGGCACCTGCCGATCGGGAGCGTCACCGACCGCGACATCGATGGGCCGGGCGGTCGGCTTCGGCTGCGCCTCTACACGCCGCGCGGTGTCACGGCCGCCGGACCGGCACTCGTCTTCTACCACGGCGGTGGCTGGATCTACGGCGACCTGGAGAGCCATGACGCGGTCTGCAGATTCCTTGCCGAGCGGGCCGGCGTACGAGTGATCGCGGTCGACTACCGGCTCGCGCCGGAGGCGCCGTTTCCGGCCGCCGTCGATGACGCGCTCGCGGCGTACGACTGGCTCTCCGAGCACGCCGAGGGCGTCGGGGTCGACCCGTCGCGGATCGCGGTCGGCGGCGACAGCGCCGGCGGCAACCTCGCGACGGTCGTCGCGCAACAGCGGGCGGGGTCGGCCGGGCCGGCGTTCCAGCTGCTGATCTATCCGGCGACGGACTTCGTCACCGAGAGGCCGAGCCGGCGCGCGTACGACGAGGGCTTCTACCTCAGCAGGCGGTTCATGGACCTGGCCGAGGAGCTCTACCTCCAGGACTTCGCGGACCGCGCTGACCCGCGACTCTCGCCCCTGCACGGAAAGCTCGACGGGCTCGCGCCGACGTACCTCGCCGCCGCCGGGTTCGACCCGCTGCGAGACGAGGGCAAGGCGTACGCCGATGCGCTACGCGACGCCGGCGTCGAGGTCGAGTACGTCTGCGAGCGCGGGCTGATCCACTCGTTCGCGAACATGGTCGCCGTCGGCCGCAGCGCGCCCGCCGCGATGGCGCGGGCCGCCGCCGCTCTGCGCCGCGGCTTGGGCGGCTGA
- a CDS encoding DUF4229 domain-containing protein, whose translation MNPFVAYTLARFGLFLAAFGLVWLAGFSWLEWNSLNVLWTMLVALVISAAAGIVLLRGLRERLAARVQDRAERMSQRFEESRGAEDVD comes from the coding sequence GTGAACCCATTCGTCGCCTATACGCTCGCGAGATTCGGCCTGTTCCTGGCCGCGTTCGGACTCGTGTGGCTCGCCGGGTTCAGCTGGCTGGAGTGGAACTCGCTCAACGTCTTGTGGACGATGCTCGTCGCGCTCGTCATCTCCGCGGCCGCGGGCATCGTGCTGCTGCGCGGCCTCCGCGAGCGGTTGGCCGCGCGCGTCCAGGACCGCGCCGAGCGGATGTCGCAGCGGTTCGAGGAGTCGCGCGGTGCCGAAGACGTCGACTGA
- the mshD gene encoding mycothiol synthase, whose translation MSSSDISVADHLEPDDIADVDRLVGRATTADGVAPLNEQSLLRLHDPEARGVRHVRATSGAELIGYAIGELGPGDEPLTVECVVASDHRRRGVGGQLVAAMIAEAGGRRTLAWAHGDLPGSAELATSSGFERIRILLRMEATLDGSFEAPTAPDGVVFRTYRPGRDDAAWLALNARAFANHPEQGSMTQRDLDQRVASDWFDSDGFFLAERDGELIGFHWTKVADGVGEVYVVGVDPDAQGLGLGSALTRLGLVHLQGRGLRTVDLYVEGDNEPALAVYRRLGFAEAARDVMYARG comes from the coding sequence GTGAGCTCATCCGATATCTCGGTCGCCGACCATCTCGAACCCGACGACATCGCCGACGTCGACCGGCTGGTCGGCCGCGCGACGACCGCCGACGGCGTGGCCCCGTTGAACGAGCAGTCGCTGCTTCGGCTCCACGACCCGGAGGCGCGCGGCGTGCGACACGTACGCGCGACGTCCGGCGCCGAGCTGATCGGCTATGCGATCGGCGAGCTCGGGCCCGGTGACGAGCCACTGACCGTCGAGTGCGTCGTTGCCTCCGACCACCGTCGGCGGGGCGTCGGCGGACAGCTGGTAGCGGCGATGATCGCGGAGGCCGGCGGTCGACGGACGCTCGCCTGGGCTCATGGCGACCTGCCGGGCTCGGCGGAGCTCGCGACGTCGTCCGGGTTCGAGCGGATACGCATCCTGCTGCGAATGGAAGCGACCCTCGACGGTTCATTCGAGGCGCCGACCGCTCCCGACGGCGTCGTGTTCCGCACGTACCGTCCCGGCAGAGACGACGCGGCCTGGCTCGCCCTCAACGCAAGGGCTTTCGCGAACCATCCCGAGCAGGGCTCCATGACGCAGCGCGATCTCGACCAGCGCGTCGCGTCCGACTGGTTCGATTCCGACGGCTTCTTCCTCGCCGAGCGCGACGGCGAGCTGATCGGGTTCCACTGGACGAAGGTGGCCGACGGAGTCGGCGAGGTGTACGTGGTCGGCGTCGATCCCGATGCGCAGGGCCTCGGCCTCGGCTCGGCACTCACCCGGCTCGGCCTCGTACACCTGCAGGGGCGCGGCCTTCGTACCGTCGACCTCTACGTCGAGGGCGACAACGAGCCCGCGCTCGCCGTCTATCGCCGGCTCGGGTTCGCCGAGGCCGCGCGCGACGTGATGTACGCACGTGGGTGA
- a CDS encoding winged helix-turn-helix transcriptional regulator encodes MSTLLLLTNSHESSVEVLPALALLPHTVKILPPDPGVLVDAPPVDAVIIDGRQDLAHVRALTRMLRTTGSDSPLILAVTEGGLAVVAADWGMDDFILTTAGPAELEARLRVGTGRIEEEQDDPESHLIKSGGVVVDDVTYTAKLDGRVLDLTFKEFELLKYLAQHPGRVFSREQLLQEVWGYDYFGGSRTVDVHVRRLRSKLGADKESLIGTVRNVGYRFVVPTNDSKRKKAAEGASTTSR; translated from the coding sequence GTGTCGACCCTGCTCCTACTGACGAACAGTCATGAGTCGTCCGTGGAGGTGTTACCCGCGCTGGCCCTGCTTCCGCACACGGTGAAGATCCTGCCACCCGATCCGGGCGTGCTCGTCGATGCTCCACCGGTCGACGCAGTGATCATCGACGGCCGTCAAGACCTAGCGCACGTACGCGCCCTGACCCGCATGCTTCGAACGACCGGCTCCGACTCCCCGCTGATCCTCGCCGTCACCGAGGGCGGGCTCGCCGTCGTCGCCGCCGACTGGGGCATGGACGACTTCATCCTCACCACCGCCGGCCCCGCCGAGCTGGAAGCGCGGCTGCGCGTCGGCACCGGTCGCATCGAGGAGGAGCAGGACGATCCGGAGTCGCACCTGATCAAGTCCGGCGGCGTCGTCGTCGACGACGTCACGTACACCGCGAAGCTCGACGGCCGGGTGCTCGACCTGACCTTCAAGGAGTTCGAGCTGCTCAAGTACCTCGCCCAGCATCCCGGCCGGGTCTTCAGCCGCGAGCAGCTGCTGCAGGAGGTGTGGGGGTACGACTACTTCGGCGGTTCACGAACGGTCGACGTGCACGTACGACGGCTGCGCTCCAAGCTCGGCGCCGATAAGGAGTCACTGATCGGCACCGTACGCAACGTCGGTTACCGCTTCGTCGTGCCGACGAACGATTCCAAACGCAAGAAGGCCGCCGAGGGCGCCTCGACGACATCGCGCTGA
- a CDS encoding MoaD/ThiS family protein, whose translation MTDSSGAGDVTVRFWAAARAAAGQESQQVAAGTLAEVLAAVRAAHPGNTRLADVMAMCSVLIGDTPVTTSDPATVDVPAGSSVELLPPFAGG comes from the coding sequence GTGACTGACAGCAGCGGAGCCGGGGACGTGACGGTGCGATTCTGGGCGGCGGCGCGTGCCGCGGCGGGACAGGAGTCGCAGCAGGTCGCCGCGGGCACGCTTGCCGAGGTCCTCGCGGCCGTACGAGCCGCGCATCCGGGCAACACGCGGCTCGCCGACGTGATGGCGATGTGCTCCGTGCTGATCGGTGACACGCCGGTCACAACCTCGGATCCGGCCACGGTCGACGTACCGGCGGGATCCTCTGTCGAGCTGCTGCCGCCGTTCGCGGGCGGCTGA
- a CDS encoding PLD nuclease N-terminal domain-containing protein, with product MGKALLVISVLVLTIYAFYDVLATPKGAARRMPKWAWAVLAFVPVIGPILWLCFGRPRRRAMPQRRPRDNASGPDDDPDFLRDLNRNPEDVLEEWEKEYRRKRRAHGEDPER from the coding sequence GTGGGCAAGGCACTCCTCGTCATCTCGGTCCTGGTGTTGACGATCTACGCGTTCTACGACGTGCTCGCGACGCCGAAGGGTGCCGCACGTCGGATGCCGAAGTGGGCGTGGGCAGTCCTTGCGTTCGTTCCCGTCATCGGCCCGATCCTGTGGCTCTGCTTCGGGCGCCCGCGGCGCCGCGCCATGCCACAGCGACGCCCCCGCGACAACGCCAGCGGGCCCGACGACGACCCGGACTTCCTGCGCGATTTGAACCGCAACCCCGAGGACGTACTCGAGGAGTGGGAGAAGGAGTACCGCCGCAAGCGGCGCGCCCACGGCGAAGATCCCGAGCGGTAG
- a CDS encoding DUF1416 domain-containing protein, which translates to MCGATQGGPSLEGIDLSKQSVIQGIVVSGDEPVSNAYVRLLDASGEFTAEVPTSATGQFRFFAAPGEWTLRTLAPRVDPVDRSVVAQQGDVAEVTVTV; encoded by the coding sequence ATGTGCGGAGCAACGCAGGGCGGACCCTCGCTCGAGGGCATCGACCTGAGCAAGCAGAGCGTGATCCAGGGCATCGTCGTCTCCGGCGACGAGCCGGTGAGCAACGCGTACGTCCGGCTGCTCGACGCCAGCGGTGAGTTCACCGCGGAGGTGCCGACCTCCGCAACCGGCCAGTTCCGGTTCTTCGCCGCGCCCGGCGAGTGGACGCTGCGTACGCTCGCGCCGCGCGTCGACCCGGTCGACCGGTCGGTGGTCGCGCAGCAGGGTGACGTCGCCGAGGTCACCGTCACGGTCTGA
- a CDS encoding RNA degradosome polyphosphate kinase, producing MPDDLAIESAVVDTTDAPVDTAPARESFDVEPPYDTAAGDLPDDRFLDRELSWLTFNERVLELAEDPEQPLLDRVRFLSIFASNLDEFFMVRVAGLKRRIAAGVAVRAASGLRPRDVLESGLRTSHDLMLRQGELFRTEIVPALTTAGIELVRWGDLTEAERTDASVVYSDRVYPVLTPLAVDPAHPFPYISGLSLNLAVVIRNPETDKEHFARVKVPPIFSRWVEVAPERFVPLEDVIAAHLDVLFPGMEVVAHHAFRVTRNEDLEVEEDDTENLLKALEQELLRRKFGPPVRLEVEDSIDPEILDLLVKELGVTDAEVFRLPGPLDLRSLVEIADLDRSELKFEPYVPATHPDLSEVESASPVNMFAALARRDVLVQHPYDSFATSVQRFIEQAAADPRVLAIKLTLYRTSGDSPIVDALIDAAQAGKQVLVLVEIKARFDEQANIGWARKLEEAGCHVVYGLLGLKTHCKLALVVRDEPSGLQRYAHIGTGNYNPKTARVYEDLGLLTANAEIADDLTDLFNNLSGYSRNTEYARLLVAPSGVRDGLLDQIGYEVDHHRAGRPAYIRLKVNALVDETTIDALFEASRAGVPIDIVARGICALRPGVPGLSETIRVRSILGRFLEHSRVFWFAGGGDPRAWIGSADLMHRNLDRRVETLVRIPSEEHVRELGSLLELAMADRTSAWHLAADGTWERRHLAADGTPLDDLQEMLIARAKGRKADAAAAARRA from the coding sequence ATGCCCGACGACCTCGCCATCGAGTCCGCCGTTGTCGACACCACCGACGCACCCGTCGACACCGCGCCGGCCAGGGAGTCGTTCGATGTCGAGCCGCCGTACGACACCGCTGCGGGCGACCTGCCCGACGACAGGTTCCTCGACCGCGAGCTTTCCTGGTTGACGTTCAACGAACGCGTCCTCGAGCTTGCCGAAGATCCCGAGCAGCCGCTGCTCGACCGGGTCCGGTTCCTCTCCATCTTCGCCAGCAACCTCGACGAGTTCTTCATGGTGCGCGTGGCGGGCCTGAAGCGTCGCATCGCCGCCGGCGTCGCGGTACGCGCGGCCAGCGGACTCCGCCCGCGCGACGTACTCGAGTCCGGTCTACGTACGAGCCACGACCTGATGCTGAGGCAGGGCGAGCTGTTCCGCACCGAGATAGTGCCCGCACTCACCACGGCCGGAATCGAGCTGGTGCGCTGGGGCGACCTGACCGAGGCCGAGCGCACGGACGCGAGCGTCGTCTACAGCGATCGCGTGTACCCCGTGCTCACGCCACTGGCCGTCGACCCCGCGCACCCGTTCCCGTACATCTCGGGACTGTCTCTCAACCTCGCGGTGGTGATCCGCAACCCCGAGACGGACAAGGAACACTTCGCCCGGGTCAAGGTGCCGCCGATCTTCTCCCGCTGGGTGGAGGTCGCGCCCGAGCGGTTCGTACCCCTCGAGGACGTCATCGCCGCACACCTCGACGTGCTGTTCCCGGGCATGGAGGTCGTCGCACACCACGCGTTCCGGGTCACCCGCAACGAGGACCTCGAGGTCGAGGAGGACGACACCGAGAACCTCCTCAAGGCACTCGAGCAGGAGCTGCTCCGCCGCAAGTTCGGCCCGCCGGTACGCCTCGAGGTCGAAGACTCCATCGACCCGGAGATCCTCGACCTGCTCGTCAAGGAGCTCGGCGTCACCGACGCCGAGGTGTTCCGCCTCCCGGGTCCGCTCGACCTCCGCAGCCTGGTGGAGATCGCCGACCTCGACCGCTCGGAGCTGAAGTTCGAGCCGTACGTACCCGCCACGCATCCGGATCTCTCGGAGGTCGAGTCCGCGAGCCCCGTCAACATGTTCGCCGCCCTCGCGCGTCGCGACGTGCTCGTCCAGCACCCGTACGACTCGTTCGCGACGAGCGTCCAGCGGTTCATCGAGCAGGCCGCTGCCGATCCGCGCGTACTCGCCATCAAGCTGACCCTCTACCGGACGTCCGGCGACTCCCCCATCGTCGACGCGCTGATCGATGCCGCGCAGGCCGGCAAGCAGGTGCTCGTACTCGTCGAGATCAAGGCTCGCTTCGACGAACAGGCCAACATCGGCTGGGCGCGCAAGCTCGAGGAGGCCGGATGCCATGTCGTGTACGGCCTGCTCGGACTCAAGACACACTGCAAGCTCGCGCTCGTCGTACGCGACGAGCCCTCCGGCCTGCAACGGTACGCACACATCGGCACCGGCAACTACAACCCGAAGACCGCACGCGTCTACGAGGATCTCGGGCTGCTCACCGCAAACGCTGAGATCGCCGACGACCTCACCGACCTCTTCAACAACCTGTCGGGCTACTCACGCAACACCGAGTACGCGCGGTTGCTGGTCGCTCCCAGCGGCGTACGCGACGGGCTGCTCGACCAGATCGGCTACGAGGTCGACCACCACCGCGCGGGCCGGCCCGCGTACATCCGGCTGAAGGTCAACGCGCTCGTCGACGAGACGACGATCGACGCACTGTTCGAGGCCTCACGCGCGGGAGTACCGATCGACATCGTCGCCCGGGGCATCTGCGCGCTGCGCCCGGGCGTGCCCGGGTTGTCGGAGACCATCCGCGTACGCAGCATCCTCGGCCGGTTCCTCGAGCACAGCCGGGTGTTCTGGTTCGCCGGCGGTGGTGACCCGCGGGCGTGGATCGGCTCTGCCGACCTGATGCATCGCAACCTCGACCGCCGGGTCGAGACGCTCGTTCGCATCCCCAGCGAGGAACACGTACGCGAGCTCGGCAGCCTGCTGGAGCTCGCGATGGCCGACCGGACCTCCGCATGGCATCTCGCGGCCGACGGCACGTGGGAGCGCCGGCACCTCGCAGCCGACGGCACGCCCCTCGACGACCTCCAGGAGATGCTGATCGCGCGCGCGAAGGGCCGCAAGGCCGACGCCGCGGCCGCGGCCCGGCGGGCTTGA